A region from the Flavobacterium enshiense genome encodes:
- a CDS encoding START-like domain-containing protein, with amino-acid sequence MEGKIRYELEFPIMSSPQLLYQYISTPSGLSEWFADNVNSRGEFFTFIWNDSEEKARLASKKTGEKVKFRWIDEDNKDGDYYFELRILEDEITKDVSLMIVDFAEERDLSEAKMLWENQISDLKHVIGSA; translated from the coding sequence ATGGAAGGTAAAATAAGATACGAATTAGAGTTCCCCATCATGTCATCGCCCCAATTATTATATCAGTATATCTCAACGCCTTCCGGACTATCGGAGTGGTTTGCGGATAACGTGAATTCTCGTGGAGAGTTTTTTACGTTCATCTGGAACGATTCAGAGGAAAAAGCCCGACTAGCTTCCAAAAAAACAGGAGAGAAAGTTAAGTTTCGCTGGATTGATGAGGATAATAAAGATGGTGATTATTATTTTGAATTACGAATACTGGAAGATGAGATTACCAAAGATGTTTCTTTGATGATTGTAGATTTTGCAGAAGAACGAGATTTGTCGGAAGCTAAAATGCTTTGGGAAAATCAGATTTCCGATTTAAAACATGTTATAGGTTCCGCTTAA
- a CDS encoding tyrosine-type recombinase/integrase, whose product MSTFSLLLQSVHDSAHEMVHKRVQILTMKKNYSEPKIYTGGVEISQWNKLSHAEQQTALSKSWYIYYSFRNKETGKLERLPNIKGEANKYKTKQERYEYLSILKDTLLNMLEKGYTPYEENDFSLEHNPKTTVPTEVILEVKKPVAKKPIVKKEIEKGVEPITKPVEVVKSEPENTSMTLKQAFEFALKIKAASLGQISFQNFHSRIRRFQYWTDENQPITSLTKKTVMEYLNEILESSSPRNRNNSRTDLSSLFQVLEDNEIIPVNFIKKINVIKTKAERNKTYTPEMQTKIFEHLEKHDPLLLLYIKFLCYNFLRPVEVCRLKIEDIDVTSKILTVRAKNKLVKTKIIPDILFQELPDLKQFKKTNYLFTPDGIGQPWHADENNRRDNFSKRFKKVVKEHFDLNEDYGLYSFRHTFITKLYRELRKSFSPFETKSRMMLITGHSTMSALEEYLRDIDAEIPEDYSDLLR is encoded by the coding sequence ATGTCTACATTTTCGCTACTTTTACAATCAGTACACGATTCGGCACACGAAATGGTACACAAACGGGTACAGATTCTAACCATGAAGAAAAATTATTCGGAACCTAAAATATATACCGGAGGCGTGGAAATCTCACAATGGAACAAACTTTCCCACGCCGAACAACAGACCGCACTTTCCAAAAGCTGGTACATCTATTACAGTTTCAGAAATAAGGAAACCGGAAAATTGGAGCGCTTACCTAACATTAAAGGCGAAGCCAACAAATACAAAACCAAACAGGAGCGGTATGAATATTTAAGTATTCTTAAGGATACCTTACTGAATATGCTTGAAAAAGGATATACTCCCTACGAGGAGAATGATTTCAGTCTTGAGCATAATCCCAAAACAACCGTTCCTACTGAGGTCATTCTGGAAGTAAAAAAGCCTGTCGCAAAGAAACCTATCGTAAAAAAAGAAATAGAAAAAGGAGTAGAACCGATAACCAAACCCGTAGAAGTTGTAAAAAGTGAACCGGAAAATACATCCATGACTCTTAAACAAGCTTTTGAATTTGCTTTAAAAATTAAAGCAGCTTCTTTAGGACAAATTTCATTTCAAAATTTCCACAGCAGGATACGTCGCTTTCAGTATTGGACAGATGAGAATCAGCCCATCACATCACTTACCAAGAAAACGGTGATGGAATATCTCAACGAAATACTTGAAAGCTCCAGTCCCCGAAACCGTAACAACTCCAGAACTGATTTAAGTTCGCTCTTTCAGGTTTTGGAGGACAATGAAATCATTCCGGTAAACTTCATTAAAAAAATAAATGTAATCAAGACCAAGGCGGAGCGAAACAAAACTTACACTCCGGAAATGCAAACTAAGATATTCGAGCATTTAGAGAAACACGATCCATTATTATTGCTATACATCAAATTTTTGTGTTACAATTTCCTCAGACCTGTAGAAGTATGCCGCTTGAAAATTGAAGATATCGATGTTACCAGCAAAATTTTGACCGTTAGAGCCAAAAATAAGCTTGTAAAAACAAAAATCATACCTGACATCCTTTTTCAGGAATTACCCGATTTAAAGCAGTTTAAAAAGACAAATTATCTTTTTACACCTGATGGCATTGGTCAGCCATGGCATGCCGATGAAAACAACCGCCGGGACAATTTCTCAAAACGCTTCAAAAAAGTGGTCAAAGAACATTTTGATTTAAACGAAGATTACGGGCTATACAGTTTCCGACACACGTTTATCACCAAACTGTACCGTGAATTACGCAAGAGCTTCTCCCCTTTTGAAACTAAAAGCAGAATGATGTTGATTACAGGTCACTCTACCATGTCGGCTTTGGAAGAATATTTAAGGGATATTGATGCCGAGATTCCGGAGGATTACTCTGATTTATTGAGGTAA
- a CDS encoding vWA domain-containing protein: MKNKKTLYHFVLDKSGSMNNCRETTIAGFNKQLETIKQLQREFPEQKFEISLTIFDDDVDHIFSHVNISAFERLTSAMYIPSGCTALLDAIGESINKIRITNETQIVNNEMSVIMVILTDGMENASREFTYHNIANTIKTLEQTEKWTFTFLGADIDAIHTSKMLNIREENVVSFNKGDMGEMMNEISNGMRYYSESKAAGITKKDFLDFIIKKDRRK, translated from the coding sequence ATGAAAAACAAAAAAACGCTTTACCATTTTGTATTAGACAAAAGCGGTTCTATGAACAATTGCAGAGAAACGACTATAGCAGGTTTCAATAAACAGTTAGAAACTATCAAACAGTTACAAAGGGAGTTTCCGGAACAGAAATTTGAAATCTCGCTAACTATATTTGATGATGATGTGGACCATATTTTTTCACATGTAAACATTAGTGCTTTTGAAAGGCTGACCTCTGCAATGTATATTCCTAGTGGATGTACTGCACTCCTAGATGCAATTGGAGAGTCAATCAACAAGATTAGAATAACTAATGAAACTCAAATTGTGAATAATGAAATGAGTGTGATAATGGTTATTCTGACGGACGGTATGGAAAATGCAAGTAGGGAATTTACATATCACAACATTGCAAACACCATTAAAACATTAGAACAAACGGAAAAATGGACGTTTACATTCCTGGGCGCAGATATTGATGCAATTCATACCTCAAAAATGTTAAATATCCGAGAAGAAAATGTAGTGTCATTTAACAAAGGTGATATGGGAGAAATGATGAATGAAATAAGTAATGGGATGCGTTATTATTCCGAGAGCAAAGCAGCCGGTATAACAAAAAAAGATTTTTTAGATTTTATTATTAAAAAGGACCGCAGAAAATAA
- the brxL gene encoding BREX system Lon protease-like protein BrxL, with protein MELKDKILQYFEGKVVRKDLTSKIKGNAVVPTYVLEYLLGQYCAVDDQAIIEGGIEKVKEIIKNNYVHRSEAEVVKANIRDKQNYKIIDKVNVSLNDRANIYEAELANLGIRNVPISDNLVMQNQKLLSGGGVWCIVDMGYSHEEDIKVRWQIEDLKPIQVSNISVPEYIEARKNFTNEEWIDLLMHSIGLNPEFFNKRGKLIQLSRLITHVENNYNFIELGPKGTGKSHIFSELSPHGVLVSGGDVSKARLFVNNTGNKIGLVGYWDVIALDEFEQDRGSKKVDGDLVKILQNYMANQSFNRGKETYQATASLAYVGNTKHTVPYMLKNSHLFESIPEGYIKGAFLDRMHIYIPGWEVRILKNSVFSTEFGFIVDYMAEILKELRKSDYSGILDQYVELDGSLSQRDKTAIRKTFSGLMKLIYPHKEITESELLELLDFAVEGRKRVKDQLYIIDETFRTEPVNFEYTIKSSGIKVSPETLEKLNYQTEIKAKQLEINENTVIENTNEVQNINVAEATKMQLTPHQTIIKDNQTGISYKNLFATYLKGANKITIQDPYIRLPYQFKNLLEFCVMLSSNKEPEEEIDLEIITWNTEEYLQDSTTYLEEIQESVQEIGIRLSHRFENLHDRNIMADNRWKITLGRGLDIFEKSENRFSVADIDQTRRKCKACEITYLRF; from the coding sequence ATGGAATTAAAAGACAAGATTTTACAATATTTTGAAGGTAAAGTAGTCCGAAAAGATCTAACCTCTAAAATCAAAGGAAATGCTGTGGTTCCCACTTATGTGTTAGAATACTTATTAGGACAATATTGTGCTGTAGATGACCAGGCTATTATAGAAGGAGGAATTGAAAAAGTCAAAGAGATTATCAAAAACAACTATGTGCACAGAAGTGAAGCGGAAGTTGTGAAAGCAAATATTCGTGATAAGCAAAACTATAAAATCATTGATAAGGTAAATGTATCTCTAAATGATAGAGCCAATATTTATGAAGCGGAATTAGCCAATTTAGGTATCCGTAATGTTCCAATATCTGATAATTTAGTAATGCAAAACCAAAAGCTACTAAGTGGTGGAGGTGTTTGGTGTATTGTTGATATGGGCTATTCTCACGAAGAAGATATAAAAGTACGTTGGCAAATTGAAGATTTAAAACCAATACAGGTATCCAATATCAGTGTTCCGGAATATATCGAAGCGCGAAAAAACTTTACAAATGAAGAATGGATAGATCTTTTAATGCATAGCATAGGTTTAAATCCGGAATTCTTTAATAAAAGAGGGAAATTAATCCAATTATCACGTTTGATTACTCATGTAGAGAATAACTACAACTTTATTGAATTAGGACCAAAAGGAACTGGGAAATCACATATTTTCTCGGAGTTGTCTCCTCATGGTGTTTTAGTTTCTGGAGGTGATGTTTCAAAAGCGAGGTTATTCGTTAACAATACGGGGAATAAAATAGGTTTAGTTGGCTATTGGGATGTGATTGCTTTAGATGAATTCGAACAGGATAGAGGATCCAAAAAAGTAGACGGTGATTTGGTAAAAATACTCCAAAATTACATGGCCAATCAATCGTTTAATCGAGGGAAAGAAACCTATCAGGCAACAGCCTCATTAGCATACGTTGGAAATACCAAGCATACAGTTCCTTATATGCTAAAAAACAGCCACCTTTTCGAATCAATTCCTGAAGGATACATAAAAGGGGCTTTCCTCGATCGTATGCATATTTACATTCCAGGATGGGAAGTACGTATTTTAAAAAATTCAGTATTCTCAACAGAGTTTGGGTTCATCGTAGACTACATGGCAGAAATTTTAAAAGAATTACGTAAATCAGATTACAGTGGTATCTTAGATCAATATGTAGAGTTAGACGGTTCACTTTCTCAAAGAGATAAAACAGCTATTCGTAAAACGTTTTCTGGTTTAATGAAATTAATCTATCCTCATAAAGAAATAACAGAATCCGAATTATTAGAATTATTGGACTTTGCAGTGGAAGGAAGAAAAAGAGTAAAAGACCAATTATATATTATTGACGAAACATTCCGAACAGAACCGGTAAATTTCGAATACACCATAAAATCTTCCGGAATAAAAGTAAGTCCGGAAACTCTCGAAAAATTAAATTATCAAACAGAAATCAAAGCCAAACAACTAGAGATTAATGAAAATACTGTTATTGAAAATACTAATGAGGTTCAAAATATAAATGTTGCAGAGGCAACAAAAATGCAATTAACACCTCATCAAACCATTATAAAAGACAACCAAACCGGGATCTCATATAAAAACTTATTTGCGACTTATCTCAAAGGAGCAAACAAAATAACTATTCAGGATCCATATATTAGATTACCATACCAATTCAAAAACCTTTTAGAATTCTGTGTAATGTTAAGTAGTAATAAAGAGCCAGAAGAAGAAATTGATTTAGAAATTATTACTTGGAATACAGAAGAGTATCTTCAGGATAGTACAACTTATTTGGAAGAAATACAGGAAAGTGTTCAAGAAATAGGCATTCGCCTCTCTCATCGTTTTGAAAACCTACACGACAGAAACATAATGGCGGACAACCGGTGGAAAATCACCCTTGGCAGAGGATTGGATATTTTTGAAAAATCTGAAAATCGGTTCAGTGTAGCAGATATAGACCAGACCAGAAGAAAGTGTAAAGCTTGCGAAATAACATATTTGAGATTTTAA
- the pglZ gene encoding BREX-1 system phosphatase PglZ type A has translation MFADKVIQTLLQSDKNKLFYFDADGSKREELAAIENAGVKVVEVNQNYFDLKYKLEMEWNNKKIFLYHPFAKPEGKKIKKYPLLDLLSANIELKLDEVSEFIAEYRLKDYHSNLINKYFKLLKTKTNQKKLARILDSENFSEDNLKKGLISIILDFNAVEDKFNCMNKWFTLTLEESKFNKINSTLIELGLEEVVINWFNTLLDTKEDTLSMEAATNWITKLKYNVLVGNATQIVTADTYNSLRIKRTADNYKLLKFFEVWQKNINTNKAIEQIFNTLGSKINTVSVLKWYGTETEYGYYSEEMIDKVLKLLYSEVFSDALKTKEECIRWKREESISDFSKDQIEFLYFTASMYSVLEGYKSFRFNTVEEYIKEYTVELHKVDFNYRKAVIAYDKVRDHLDEFETIALPVFEALNNKYDRFLIEFNIEWQKVLEENKFDFHQIDCNKQFNFYQDNLGEVDYKMAVIISDAFRFELGYELYNDLLADSKNNLTIQPCLASIPSYTNLGMSNLLPNKGITVEKGEQDLVYKINGKPTNSQYRQSILQAVVPESCTIDYAEIIKFDRETGRKFFIENKLVYIYHDWMDAIGDKKRTEHETFEETAKVVEQIKRLIQKIYGWNISYVLVTADHGFLYNYNELKENDRETLPKAKGYSKDNSRFVISEGFEGKQDGYVFDMKKTTNIDTDLKIAIPRAINRYRRQGNIGVQFVHGGASIQELITPVIKCYKQKKETTETVTFRRIDNVSKITTGNIKIVVLQNEPVSNELRSLEVTVGLYDDNGVSLSNEVELICNATSNNPKERVFEIILTLNTQGSKATFCYLKAFDNKDKNKLNPIVLNDLITISTLMGMDF, from the coding sequence ATGTTTGCAGACAAAGTAATTCAAACACTTTTACAAAGTGATAAAAATAAACTCTTCTATTTTGATGCCGATGGGTCAAAGAGAGAAGAGCTAGCAGCTATTGAAAATGCAGGGGTAAAAGTGGTAGAAGTCAATCAAAACTATTTTGATTTGAAATACAAATTGGAAATGGAATGGAATAACAAAAAAATATTCCTATACCATCCTTTTGCAAAGCCAGAAGGTAAAAAAATAAAAAAATACCCACTATTAGATTTATTGTCAGCCAATATTGAATTAAAATTAGATGAGGTTTCGGAGTTTATTGCAGAATATAGATTAAAGGACTACCATTCAAATCTTATAAATAAATATTTCAAACTCCTAAAAACAAAAACCAACCAAAAAAAATTAGCCAGAATATTAGATTCAGAAAATTTTAGTGAGGATAATTTAAAAAAAGGACTAATATCCATTATACTCGACTTTAATGCGGTTGAAGATAAATTCAACTGCATGAACAAATGGTTTACGTTGACTTTAGAAGAAAGTAAATTCAATAAAATAAATAGTACTCTTATAGAATTAGGTTTAGAAGAGGTAGTAATTAATTGGTTCAATACATTATTGGATACCAAAGAAGATACCCTATCTATGGAAGCCGCAACCAATTGGATTACAAAATTAAAATACAATGTACTAGTAGGGAATGCAACTCAAATTGTGACTGCTGATACTTATAACTCGTTAAGAATAAAGCGGACTGCCGACAACTATAAACTGTTGAAGTTTTTTGAAGTTTGGCAGAAAAACATAAATACAAACAAGGCTATTGAGCAAATTTTTAATACGCTTGGAAGTAAAATAAACACAGTTTCAGTTTTAAAATGGTACGGAACAGAAACAGAATATGGCTATTATTCTGAAGAAATGATAGACAAGGTTTTAAAATTATTATACAGCGAAGTATTTTCCGACGCGTTGAAAACAAAAGAAGAATGTATTCGTTGGAAAAGAGAGGAAAGTATCTCTGATTTTAGTAAAGACCAAATAGAGTTCTTGTATTTTACTGCTTCAATGTATAGCGTTCTGGAAGGCTATAAATCATTCCGTTTTAATACTGTAGAAGAGTATATCAAAGAGTATACAGTAGAGCTTCATAAAGTAGATTTTAATTATCGTAAAGCAGTAATTGCATATGACAAGGTAAGAGATCATTTGGACGAATTCGAAACAATTGCATTACCTGTTTTTGAAGCCCTTAACAACAAATACGACCGATTCCTGATTGAATTCAACATTGAATGGCAAAAAGTTTTAGAGGAGAATAAATTTGATTTTCATCAAATTGACTGCAACAAACAATTCAATTTTTACCAAGACAATTTAGGAGAAGTGGATTATAAAATGGCAGTAATCATTTCGGACGCATTCCGTTTTGAGTTGGGGTATGAATTGTACAATGATTTACTGGCAGACAGTAAAAACAATTTAACTATCCAACCTTGTTTAGCTTCAATTCCTTCATATACCAATTTAGGAATGTCAAACTTGTTACCCAACAAAGGGATTACGGTTGAAAAAGGAGAACAGGATTTGGTATATAAAATCAACGGCAAGCCAACAAATAGTCAATACCGTCAGTCTATTTTGCAAGCAGTTGTTCCGGAAAGTTGCACTATCGACTATGCTGAAATCATAAAGTTTGATAGAGAAACAGGGAGAAAGTTTTTCATTGAAAATAAATTGGTTTACATCTACCATGATTGGATGGATGCCATTGGCGATAAAAAACGTACCGAACACGAAACATTTGAAGAAACGGCTAAAGTGGTCGAACAAATAAAAAGACTAATTCAAAAAATATACGGTTGGAACATTTCCTATGTTTTGGTAACAGCAGATCATGGTTTTCTTTACAATTACAATGAATTAAAAGAAAACGACAGAGAAACATTGCCAAAAGCAAAAGGATATAGTAAAGATAACTCACGTTTTGTAATAAGTGAAGGGTTTGAAGGTAAACAGGATGGATATGTATTCGATATGAAAAAAACAACGAACATCGATACAGATTTAAAAATAGCCATTCCAAGAGCTATTAACAGATACCGTAGACAAGGGAACATTGGTGTTCAGTTTGTGCATGGCGGAGCCAGTATTCAGGAACTGATTACACCGGTAATTAAATGTTACAAACAGAAAAAAGAAACTACAGAAACCGTTACCTTCAGAAGAATAGATAATGTTAGTAAAATTACAACCGGGAATATTAAAATTGTGGTGCTGCAAAACGAGCCGGTTTCAAATGAATTGAGAAGTCTTGAGGTCACAGTTGGATTGTATGATGACAATGGGGTATCACTTTCCAATGAAGTTGAATTAATCTGCAATGCAACTTCAAATAACCCAAAAGAAAGAGTGTTTGAAATTATATTAACACTCAATACACAAGGTTCTAAAGCAACATTTTGCTATTTAAAAGCATTCGACAACAAAGATAAAAACAAACTCAATCCAATAGTGTTAAACGACTTGATTACAATCAGTACCTTAATGGGGATGGATTTCTAA
- a CDS encoding type II toxin-antitoxin system HipA family toxin, which translates to MITTAFIKIWGETVGAVAWNPETRIASFEYDSKFITKKWDLAPLKMSVANSNKRVFSFHELRDIKTFRGLPGLLADVLPDDYGNQLINSWLAQNGRPENSMNPVELLCFIGTRGMGALEFEPSQFRANKRAFDIEVDSLVSISQKILKKREGFETNLNGDEQQAMMDILKIGTSAGGARPKAIIAFNEKTGQVKSGQTKAPKGFEHWLIKLDTVSDVQFGESTGYGRIEMAYYLMAKACEIEMMECRLMEENGRAHFMTKRFDREDGDIKHHIQTLCAMQHYDFNQITSFSYEQLFQTMRVLKLPYPEAEQLFRRMAFNVIARNCDDHTKNFAFRLKQNESWELAPAYDICFAYRPDSEWVSQHNLSINGKRKGITKEDLLNVAKSMNIKKAGNIIQQINDTVSKWAEFAEEAKVEKGLMERISKSHLIL; encoded by the coding sequence ATGATAACAACTGCTTTTATAAAAATATGGGGTGAAACAGTCGGTGCTGTAGCTTGGAATCCTGAAACAAGAATTGCAAGTTTTGAATACGACTCAAAATTTATAACCAAAAAATGGGATTTAGCACCGCTAAAAATGTCGGTGGCAAACAGCAATAAAAGGGTCTTTTCATTTCATGAACTTAGAGATATAAAAACGTTCAGAGGGCTTCCGGGCTTATTAGCAGATGTATTACCCGATGATTATGGAAACCAATTAATAAACAGTTGGCTAGCACAAAACGGACGACCGGAAAACAGCATGAATCCGGTGGAATTGTTATGCTTCATTGGGACACGAGGTATGGGAGCCTTGGAATTTGAACCATCCCAATTCAGGGCTAATAAAAGAGCATTTGATATCGAAGTAGATAGTTTAGTAAGCATCTCCCAAAAAATACTTAAAAAAAGAGAAGGATTTGAAACCAATCTGAACGGAGATGAACAACAAGCCATGATGGATATCCTTAAAATTGGAACTTCCGCGGGAGGTGCGCGTCCCAAAGCCATTATTGCTTTCAATGAGAAAACAGGACAAGTAAAATCCGGACAAACAAAAGCGCCCAAAGGATTTGAACATTGGCTGATTAAGTTAGACACGGTGAGCGATGTGCAATTTGGAGAAAGTACCGGCTACGGCAGAATTGAAATGGCATATTATCTAATGGCAAAGGCTTGCGAAATAGAAATGATGGAATGTCGTTTAATGGAAGAAAACGGGAGGGCACATTTTATGACCAAACGTTTTGACAGGGAAGATGGTGATATCAAACATCATATTCAAACGTTGTGCGCTATGCAACACTATGATTTTAATCAAATCACCAGTTTTAGCTACGAACAGTTGTTTCAAACCATGCGAGTATTAAAATTGCCTTATCCGGAAGCCGAACAGCTCTTCAGGCGAATGGCCTTTAATGTAATCGCTAGAAATTGCGATGATCATACCAAAAATTTTGCCTTCCGATTAAAACAAAATGAAAGTTGGGAATTGGCTCCTGCCTACGATATTTGTTTTGCCTACCGTCCGGACAGTGAATGGGTCAGCCAACATAATCTAAGTATTAATGGGAAAAGGAAAGGCATTACCAAAGAAGACTTATTGAATGTAGCAAAATCCATGAACATTAAAAAAGCAGGTAATATTATTCAACAAATTAATGATACGGTAAGTAAATGGGCAGAATTTGCAGAAGAAGCTAAAGTAGAAAAAGGCTTAATGGAGCGAATTAGTAAATCACATCTAATTTTATAA
- a CDS encoding helix-turn-helix domain-containing protein encodes MNDKQYIDWVAMSDSVLAQTIGVFVKHHRLTQNKTQEEVANAANISRSTLSLLEKGETITVPTLLQVLRVLDLLYVMDVFKIQEQISPIELAKQEQHKRQRARNNDNDNSKESDW; translated from the coding sequence ATGAATGATAAACAATACATAGATTGGGTTGCTATGAGCGATTCAGTACTAGCGCAAACCATCGGTGTATTTGTAAAACACCATCGATTAACTCAAAATAAGACACAAGAAGAGGTGGCTAATGCGGCTAATATAAGTCGCTCAACGCTAAGTTTACTTGAAAAAGGAGAAACGATAACAGTGCCTACGCTTTTACAGGTGCTAAGGGTTTTAGATTTACTGTATGTGATGGATGTCTTCAAAATTCAAGAACAAATAAGCCCAATAGAGCTAGCCAAACAAGAACAACATAAAAGACAACGTGCTAGAAATAATGATAATGACAATTCAAAAGAATCCGACTGGTAA